A portion of the Ricinus communis isolate WT05 ecotype wild-type chromosome 10, ASM1957865v1, whole genome shotgun sequence genome contains these proteins:
- the LOC8289512 gene encoding 26S proteasome regulatory subunit 6B homolog has protein sequence MASSAMVLDPKPVSSPSRSDLQQQSFSDLTNADEDDLYSRLKSLQRQLEFIDIQEEYVKDEQKNLKRELLRAQEEVKRIQSVPLVIGQFMEMVDQNNGIVGSTTGSNYYVRILSTINRELLKPSASVALHRHSNALVDVLPPEADSSISLLSQSEKPDVTYNDIGGCDIQKQEIREAVELPLTHHELYKQIGIDPPRGVLLYGPPGTGKTMLAKAVANHTTAAFIRVVGSEFVQKYLGEGPRMVRDVFRLAKENAPAIIFIDEVDAIATARFDAQTGADREVQRILMELLNQMDGFDQTVNVKVIMATNRADTLDPALLRPGRLDRKIEFPLPDRRQKRLVFQVCTSKMNLSDEVDLEDYVSRPDKISAAEIAAICQEAGMHAVRKNRYVILPKDFEKGYRTNVKKPDTDFEFYK, from the exons atggcatcatcggcaATGGTGCTTGATCCGAAACCCGTATCATCACCATCAAGATCCGACCTCCAACAACAATCCTTCTCGGACCTTACAAACGCCGATGAAGACGACCTCTACAGCCGTCTAAAATCACTGCAACGGCAGCTCGAGTTCATAGACATCCAAGAAGAGTATGTGAAAGATGAGCAAAAGAATCTAAAGCGGGAGCTGCTGCGTGCTCAGGAAGAGGTGAAGCGGATCCAATCGGTGCCTTTGGTTATTGGTCAGTTTATGGAGATGGTTGACCAGAATAATGGGATTGTGGGCTCTACAACTGGGTCTAATTATTACGTGAGGATTCTTAGCACTATCAATAGAGAGCTTTTGAAGCCATCTGCTTCTGTTGCCCTTCACCGACATAGTAATGCTCTTGTTGATGTTTTGCCTCCTGAGGCTGATTCCAGTATTTCTTTGCTTAGCCAATCTGAGAAACCTGACGTCACTTACAAT GATATTGGAGGATGTGACATTCAAAAGCAAGAAATTCGGGAGGCAGTGGAGTTGCCACTGACTCACCATGAATTGTACAAACAAATTGGAATAGACCCACCTCGTGGCGTCTTGCTTTATGGTCCCCCTGGCACTGGAAAAACTATGCTTGCCAAGGCTGTCGCCAATCATACAACTGCAGCCTTTATTAGAGTTGTTGGCTCTGAGTTTGTTCAGAAGTATTTGGGTGAG GGCCCTCGTATGGTTCGTGATGTTTTTAGACTGGCAAAGGAAAATGCTCCTGCAATTATTTTCATTGACGAGGTTGATGCTATTGCAACTGCTAGATTTGATGCACAAACTGGAGCTGATAGAGAAGTTCAACGTATCTTGATGGAACTTCTGAATCAG ATGGATGGGTTTGACCAGACAGTGAACGTAAAGGTAATTATGGCTACAAATCGGGCGGACACTTTGGACCCTGCACTTCTTCGTCCTGGAAGGCTAGATCGAAAAATTGAATTTCCTTTGCCGGATAGACGGCAAAAGAGGCTCGTCTTCCAG GTTTGTACTTCTAAGATGAATCTCAGTGATGAGGTTGACTTGGAAGATTATGTTTCTCGACCAGATAAAATCAGTGCTGCTGAG ATTGCAGCTATTTGTCAGGAGGCAGGGATGCACGCAGTGCGCAAGAACAGGTATGTCATACTACCAAAGGACTTTGAGAAAGGTTACCGGACCAATGTGAAGAAGCCTGACACCGACTTTGAATTCTACAAATGA